From the Polyangiaceae bacterium genome, one window contains:
- a CDS encoding Uma2 family endonuclease produces the protein MTTARRLHHTYAEYLAALETSGVKLEYCDGEIYAMAGGTPAHADLAASATRLIGNALLGRCRVSSSDLKVRIEATGLSTFPDVTVVCGERLVAAVDRNAVTNPTLLFEVTSDSTEDYDRGEKLSHYKQCPSVQAVLLISHRRAQITLVARTAEGWAQTEHRSGERVELSAPELSLDVDELYAGIRLEDAG, from the coding sequence GTGACGACCGCGCGCCGCCTGCACCATACGTATGCCGAGTACTTGGCCGCGCTCGAGACGAGCGGCGTCAAGCTCGAGTACTGCGATGGCGAAATCTATGCGATGGCCGGCGGAACCCCGGCGCACGCGGATCTGGCCGCGTCTGCGACGCGCCTGATCGGTAACGCATTGCTCGGGCGCTGCCGAGTCTCTTCGTCGGACCTGAAAGTGCGGATCGAAGCGACCGGCCTTTCGACGTTCCCCGACGTGACCGTCGTCTGCGGTGAACGTCTGGTTGCCGCAGTAGATCGGAACGCGGTGACGAATCCAACATTGCTGTTCGAGGTGACGAGCGATTCCACGGAAGACTACGATCGCGGCGAGAAGCTGAGCCACTACAAGCAGTGTCCGAGTGTGCAAGCGGTGCTGTTGATCTCGCACCGCCGAGCACAGATCACTTTGGTGGCGCGGACGGCCGAGGGTTGGGCTCAGACCGAACATCGCTCGGGCGAGCGAGTCGAGCTGTCGGCCCCCGAGCTGTCCCTCGACGTCGACGAGTTGTACGCAGGGATTCGCCTGGAAGACGCGGGCTGA
- a CDS encoding STM4015 family protein: MVIERDTEFFAGMPVRQFDPTDALRSSRTAAYRVAVDWDWSDGGESIVDLLENLAERSVAEQLGALLIGDWGGAAQGNDSAPAVKALVRLAPKLSGLRALFLGDMTYEECEISWIQQCDLSSLLAAYPALEELRVRGKGMSLGRLTHTHLRRLVIESGGLDRKVLRQVAAASLPALEHLEIWTGDRGYGGNGTMRDVTPLLDAGRFPKLKHLGLRNSQLADAVATAAAASALVPTLDVLDLSLGTMTDKGASALASSAGVRALGKLDVYHNYISEAGCARLRTLGIEVDLGYQRNIDGKRSVAVSE, from the coding sequence ATGGTGATCGAACGCGACACGGAGTTCTTCGCGGGCATGCCGGTTCGTCAGTTCGATCCGACGGACGCGCTTCGTTCATCGAGGACTGCCGCGTACCGCGTCGCGGTCGACTGGGACTGGTCCGACGGGGGTGAGTCCATAGTCGACCTACTCGAGAACCTCGCCGAGCGGTCGGTCGCTGAACAACTCGGCGCGCTGTTGATAGGAGACTGGGGTGGCGCGGCTCAGGGCAATGACTCGGCGCCGGCGGTGAAGGCGCTCGTTCGTCTCGCGCCCAAGCTCAGCGGTCTTCGAGCGTTGTTCCTTGGGGACATGACCTACGAAGAGTGCGAGATTTCCTGGATACAGCAGTGTGATCTGTCGTCGTTACTGGCGGCCTACCCCGCGCTCGAAGAGCTTCGCGTTCGTGGAAAGGGGATGAGCCTGGGACGACTGACCCACACGCACCTTCGTCGGCTCGTGATCGAGTCTGGCGGGCTGGACCGCAAGGTACTGCGGCAGGTTGCGGCCGCGTCTCTGCCCGCCCTCGAGCATCTCGAGATCTGGACCGGCGACCGTGGATACGGAGGCAATGGGACGATGCGGGACGTGACCCCGCTGCTCGATGCAGGACGGTTCCCGAAGCTCAAGCACCTGGGGTTGCGCAACTCGCAGCTGGCGGACGCAGTGGCGACCGCCGCGGCGGCGTCGGCATTGGTGCCGACCCTGGACGTCCTCGATCTTTCCCTCGGCACCATGACCGACAAGGGAGCCAGTGCGCTCGCTTCGTCTGCCGGCGTGCGAGCACTGGGGAAGCTGGACGTCTACCACAACTACATTTCCGAGGCCGGTTGCGCGCGGCTGCGCACCTTGGGCATCGAGGTCGACCTCGGCTACCAGCGTAACATCGACGGAAAGCGGAGCGTCGCAGTTTCGGAGTAG